The following coding sequences lie in one Spinacia oleracea cultivar Varoflay chromosome 1, BTI_SOV_V1, whole genome shotgun sequence genomic window:
- the LOC110789542 gene encoding uncharacterized protein, which translates to MIQTKKPQLALLFIIFLGLGFNLNLGDALKVPFRVNDVLPVLPRQISWPVLNNLHSAVDLLPSFVGSISPQNNESIQWKGACFYENTARLEFTDSGDKGLGGGLLHLKTSSAHSYTCMDLYVFATPYRVTWDYYFASSEHTLKIDSWEEAAELEYVKQHGISVFLMPSGMLGTFLSLVDVLPLFSDSVWGQHANLAFLEKHMGATFKKRPLPWQTIINPEDVHSGDFIAVSKIRGRWGGFETLEKWVTGAFAGHTAVCLKDEQGNLWVGESGHENEKGEEVIAIIPWDEWWRLALMDNSNPQIGLLPLHPDVRAKFNSTAAWEFARSMSGKPYGYHNMIFSWIDTIGDNFPPPLDAHLVISVMSMWTRVQPAYAANMWNEALNKRLGTEGLDLYEILLEIEKRGIAFEKLLTIPEQDEWIYSDGKSTTCVAFILAMYKEAGVFHPFYDSIQVTEFTIRDAYMLKIFESNTTRLPRWCNNEKGKVPFCQILGEYHMELPEYNTIEPYANMNENCPSLPPHYQRPLKC; encoded by the exons ATGATTCAAACCAAAAAACCCCAATTAGCTCTGCTGTTCATAATTTTTCTAGGGTTAGGGTTtaatttgaatttgggcgatgcATTAAAGGTTCCCTTTAGGGTTAACGATGTTCTTCCAGTTTTACCACGCCAAATTTCATGGCCTGTACTTAATAATCTTCACAGTGCGGTTGATTTGCTGCCTTCTTTCGTGGGTTCGATTTCTCCCCAAAATAATGAGTCAATTCAATGGAAAGGGGCTTGCTTTTATGAGAATACTGCTCGCCTTGAGTTCACTGATTCCGGCGATAAGGGCTTGGGTGGTGGTCTTCTTCACCTTAAG ACATCTTCAGCCCACAGTTATACCTGTATGGATCTTTATGTTTTTGCAACTCCCTACAGGGTTACTTGGGATTATTACTTTGCCTCAAGTGAGCATACGCTCAAGATAGATTCTTGGGAGGAAGCTGCTGAGCTGGAATAT GTAAAACAACACGGTATTTCTGTGTTCCTAATGCCATCTGGAATGCTGGGGACTTTCCTTTCTTTGGTGGACGTTTTGCCTCTATTTTCTGACTCTGTTTGGGGTCAGCATGCTAACTTAGCTTTTCTTGAGAAGCACATGGGTGCAACATTTAAGAAGCGTCCTCTACCTTGGCAGACGATTATTAATCCTGAGGATGTCCATTCTGGTGACTTTATTGCTGTTTCAAAGATTCGTGGTCGTTGGGGTGGATTTGAGACACTAGAGAAATGGGTCACCGGGGCATTTGCTGGTCATACGGCTGTTTGCCTAAAAGATGAGCAGGGTAATCTTTGGGTTGGTGAATCAGGCCATGAGAATGAAAAG GGTGAAGAAGTTATTGCGATCATTCCATGGGATGAATGGTGGAGACTTGCGTTGATGGACAATTCCAACCCACAGATAGGTTTGCTGCCCTTGCATCCCGATGTGCGTGCAAAATTCAACTCTACTGCTGCTTGGGAATTTGCACGAAGCATGTCAGGAAAACCATATGGTTACCATAACATGATATTTAGTTGGATTGATACCATAGGCGACAACTTTCCACCTCCTCTTGATGCTCACTTG GTCATTTCTGTCATGTCTATGTGGACTAGAGTACAGCCAGCATATGCAGCAAATATGTGGAACGAGGCTTTAAATAAGAGACTTGGAACTGAG GGCTTGGACTTGTATGAAATCCTATTGGAGATTGAGAAACGAGGCATTGCATTTGAGAAATTGTTAACCATCCCAGAGCAAGATGAATGGATATACAGTGATGGTAAATCCACAACATGTGTTGCCTTCATCCTTGCAATGTATAAAGAGGCTGGAGTCTTTCATCCTTTTTATGATTCTATTCAAGTAACAGAGTTCACA ATCCGCGATGCATATATGCTGAAAATATTCGAGAGCAACACAACACGGTTGCCGAGGTGGTGTAACAATGAGAAAGGGAAGGTTCCATTTTGCCAGATTCTCGGGGAGTATCACATGGAGCTGCCCGAATATAACACCATAGAGCCATATGCAAACATGAATGAAAATTGTCCGTCCTTGCCTCCACATTATCAGAGGCCTTTAAAATGTTGA